In the genome of Luteitalea sp., one region contains:
- a CDS encoding matrixin family metalloprotease has protein sequence MKGPKALGAALLVVAVIASPALAYLKLGVRVEEQMVALRWADFPVRYFVSNQIVPGVTRTDLDEAVQRAAQSWEGVPTASITFARGGFTDALPGEEDGMSTLGFEDRPELERVLGATSITIDIVNGEILEADIFLNAAFPWTTAGRGEPGRFDVESIALHELGHLAGLSHSALGETELVAGGGRRVLAAGAVMFPIAFSPGSIEGRIPMADDIAGLSDLYPAGGFRMRTGSISGRVTKNGRGVFGAHVTAFNLRTRQFVGGFSLSDDGRFVIAGVEAGPWLVRVEPLDDGDLDSFFDDMGRIDVDFLATVHDKLAHVEAGHDTGEIAIPVRSR, from the coding sequence ATGAAGGGGCCCAAGGCGCTCGGAGCAGCCCTCTTGGTGGTGGCCGTGATCGCGTCACCAGCCTTGGCCTACTTGAAGCTTGGCGTGCGTGTCGAGGAGCAGATGGTGGCTCTACGGTGGGCCGATTTCCCGGTGCGCTACTTCGTCAGTAATCAGATCGTGCCCGGCGTGACGCGGACGGACCTCGACGAGGCGGTTCAGCGCGCTGCGCAGTCGTGGGAAGGCGTACCAACCGCGTCGATCACCTTCGCGCGTGGGGGCTTCACGGACGCGCTGCCTGGCGAGGAAGATGGGATGAGCACGTTGGGTTTCGAAGACCGGCCCGAGCTCGAGCGCGTGCTCGGCGCGACGAGCATCACGATCGACATCGTGAACGGTGAGATCCTGGAGGCTGACATCTTCCTCAATGCTGCGTTTCCCTGGACGACAGCGGGCCGTGGTGAGCCGGGGCGGTTCGACGTGGAATCGATCGCGTTGCACGAGCTTGGGCATCTGGCCGGCCTCTCGCACTCGGCCCTCGGCGAGACCGAGCTCGTGGCGGGGGGCGGGCGGCGCGTGCTGGCTGCTGGGGCGGTGATGTTTCCCATCGCGTTCTCGCCGGGCAGCATCGAGGGACGGATCCCGATGGCCGACGATATCGCCGGCCTGTCGGATCTCTATCCGGCTGGCGGCTTCCGGATGCGTACGGGCAGCATCAGTGGACGCGTCACGAAGAACGGCCGCGGTGTCTTTGGTGCGCACGTCACGGCGTTCAACTTACGTACGCGCCAGTTCGTCGGGGGCTTCTCGTTGTCAGACGACGGCCGGTTCGTGATCGCTGGCGTCGAGGCCGGGCCGTGGCTCGTGCGCGTCGAGCCGCTCGACGATGGTGATCTTGATAGCTTCTTCGACGACATGGGTCGGATCGATGTCGACTTCCTGGCTACGGTGCATGACAAGCTCGCGCACGTTGAGGCGGGCCACGATACCGGGGAGATCGCGATCCCAGTGAGGTCGCGATGA